CCGGCGTCCCCGTGGGCGCCGGCGGGTCGACCCGGGCGCCCGCGGCGTCGCGGGTGTCGGCGGTGTCCGTCATACGTGACCTCCTCGTCGCGTGACGGGATGGTCGCACCCGTGCGGTGCAGCAGCAAGGACTCCGCACGCCGTGCGCCCACGACCCCTCTCCTGCCGCACGAGCGCGAGGCGGACCGCACCCGGTACCGAACGACGCCTCAGACGAGCCCGGCCCGCTGCGCGAGCAGCAGGCCCCCGGTCCCGGCCAGCACGGCGACCGGCGCGGCCACCAGACCGAGGAGCACCACGTGGCGCAGCGGCACCCGGACACCGCCGGCGCGGCACCGGTCGAGCCACAGCAGGGTGGCCAGCGAGCCCCACGGCGTGACGAGCGGCCCCGCGTCGGTGCCGACGAGCAGCGCGGCGAGCCGGGCGGCCGACCCGGCGGCGGCCGGCTCCAGCGCGAGGTAGGCCGGCAGGTTCGTCAGCACGTTGGAGGCCACCGCGGCCGTGGCGGCCAGCCGGAGCAGGTCGGCGGGGCCGTCACCGGTGCCGGCGACCCCGGCGAGCAGGGCCGCGAGCCCGCGGTCGGCCACCGCCTGGACGACGAGGAACAGCCCCGTGGTCAGCAGGACCAGGCGCCACGGCAGCAGCCGGGCACTCAGCAGGTGCCGGGCACGGACGGCGACCACGACGAGCAGCAGCACCGCCGCGGCGCCGGCCGCGACCGCGGGCTCCACCCCCAGGGTGACCGCGGTCCCGACCCCCGCGCAGGCCGCGCCGGCCAGCACGACGAGGAGCCGGTCGGGCGGGCTCACGTGCTCCCGGTCCTCGAACCGCCCGCGCAGCCGGCCCGAGTAGCAGACCAGGAGGAGCCCGACCGTGGCGGCGACCACCGCGGCCGCGGGCAGGGCCATGACGACGACGTAGTGCGCGCCGACGGCGTCGAAGGCGTCGACGGCCAGCAGGTTGGTGAGGTTCGAGACCGGCAGCAGCAGGCTCGCGGTGTTCGCCAGCCACACCACCATGACCGCGAAGGGCAGCACGGGCAGGCCGAGGCGACGGGTGAGGACGACGACGAGCGGCGTGAGCAGGACCGCGGTGGTGTCCAGGCTGACGAGCACCGTGACGGCGACCGCGACCAGCGCGAGCAGCAGGAACAGCACGACGGTGCGGCCCCTCGCGGCGTGGGCGGCCGCGCGGGCGGCGACGTCGAACAGACCGACCCGGTCCGCCAGCTCCGCGACGACGGTGATGCCCACGAGGAACACCAGGACGGGGGCGACCCGGGCGAGCAGGTCCCGGACGTCGGCCGCCGGCAGCAGCCCGGTGACGACGACGAGGGCCCCCGCCACCGACACCCAGCGCCACACGGGCGCCATCAGAGCACCCGCGGCGGGCGGCCGGGCGGCCCGCCCGAGGCGTGGGGCAGGCGCCCGCCGCCGGGGTCGGGGCCAGGTCAGGTGGTCAGAGGGTGACGACGGAGCCGGGCGGCTGCTCGTGGCGGCCGTCGTCGTCGAGCAGCCACGCGCTCGAGCGACCCGCCACCTCCCAGCGGTGCGGCCCCCCGACGAGCGCGGTCCGCTCGTCGACGCCGACCAGCCGGACGCCGTCGGGCAGCTGGTGCCCGGCGAACGCGCCGAGCAGCCGGGCGCCGAAGGCGTCGAAGTGCGGAACCACGGACAGGTGCGGGACGACGCCGAGGCCCTCGACCGGCCCGGACAGCGGGTGGCGGACGTCGGGGACGGCGCCGCCCATCGCCATCGCTCCGGCGCTGCAGCCGGCCAGCGCCGCGCCGCCGCGCCACTCCCGCTCGATCGCCGCCCACACGGCGGTGCCGCGCAGGGTGTCGGCGAGGAAGCGGGGGTTGCCGCCGGACAGGTAGACCAGGCCCGCGCCCGCGACGAGCGACGCCAGGGCCTCGTCGTCGGCGGACACCCGGTCGACGACGGGCACGACCACCTGCTCCACGCCCAGCCGCTCGGCGGCCTCCCGGCCGAGCTGGTGCCAGCGGGCCAGCGACCGCTGCCCCTCGGGCGCGGCGGCGGTGGCGAGCTGGACGAAGCGCGGCGCCCGGCCGGCGAGCAGGGCCGCCTCGACCTCGTGCATGACGGGCAGGTACTCCCCGGACCCGACGAGCGCGACCGGTCCCGGCTGCCCGGGCTCTCCCCAGCTCACCGTCGGCGCCGGGCGGTACCGAAGATCCCGCGGGTGATCTCGCGGCCCAGGGCCGTGCCGGCGGAGCGGAGGAAGCCCCGCACCGCCGGGGAGGCCAGCACCTCCTGCACGGCGCCGCGCTCCTCGCGGGGGGCCCGACGGCGCGGGGCGGGGGTCCGGGTCCCGCGGCGGGCCGGCTCGACGTCGTCCCAGGACTCACCGGGACCGGGGAGCCCGTCCGCGCCCCTGTCCCTGTCCTCGTCCTCGTCCACGTCCTGGTCCGCGGACGACGGCGCACGGCCGCGCGTCCGGTCGGGCGTCCGGCCGCGCGTCCGGTCGGCGGGCACGGCGGTGCCCGAGCCGAGCCGGGCGCTGAGCATCTCGTAGGCGGACTCCCGGTCGACCTCGACGCCGTAGCGGGCCATGAGGGGCGAGGCCGCGACCGCCGAGCCGAGGGCATCGGCAGGCATCGGGGACATCGACCCCTGCGGGGCGCGGAGCATCGTCCAGGCCACCGGCGTGGGGGCGCCGCGCTCCGACAGGACCGTCACCACGGCCTCCCCGGTCCCGAGCGAGGTGAGCAGCGCCCCCAGGTCGTAGCCGGAGGTCGGGAACGTGCTCACGGTGGCCCTGAGCGCCTTGGCGTCGTCCGGGGTGTACGCGCGCAGGGCGTGCTGGACCCGGCTGCCGAGCTGGGCCAGCACGTCGCCCGGCACGTCCTCGGGGGTCTGGGTGACGAAGACGATCCCTACGCCCTTGGACCGGATGAGCCGCACGGTCTGCGTGATCTTCTCGAGGAACGTCTTCGAGGCGCCGGTGAACAGCAGGTGCGCCTCGTCGAAGAAGAACACCAGCTTCGGCCGGTCGAGGTCGCCGACCTCGGGCAAGGACTCGAACAGCTCGGCGAGCAGCCACAGCAGGAAGGTCGAGAACAGGGCGGGCCGGTCCTGCACCTCGGCCAGCTCCAGGCAGGTCACGATCCCCCGGCCCTCGGCGTCGACGCGCAGCAGCTCGGCGGGGTCGAGCTCCGGCTCGCCGAAGAACGCGTCGGCACCCGCGGCGGCGAAGGCGACGAGCTCGCGGAGGATGACGCCCGCGGTGGCCTTGCTGAGGCCGCCCAGGTCCACGAGGTCCGCCTTGCCCTCGTCCGAGACCAGGTGCTGCACGACGGCGCGCAGGTCGGCGAGGTCGAGCAAGGGCAGCCCGGCGGTGTCGGCGTGGTGGAAGACCAGGGCGAGGCTCGAGGTCTGGGTGGCGTTGAGGTCGAGGACCCTGGCGAGCAGGTCGGGCCCGAAGGAGCTGATGCTGGCCCGGACCGGGACACCGGTGCCGAGCCCGCCGAGGGCCAGGAACTCCGTGGGGGACGCGGTGGCCTGCCAGTCCTGGCCGGTCGCCCGGGCACGGGACACGACACCGTCGGACGCGGTGCCGGTGACCGCGATCCCGGACAGGTCGCCCTTGATGTCGGCGAGGAACACCGGCACCCCGGCGGCGCTCAGCTGCTCGGCCATGACCTGCAGCGTCTTGGTCTTGCCCGTGCCGGTGGCCCCGGCGACCAGGCCGTGGCGGGTGAGCATGGACAGCGGGATCCGCACGGGGACGTCAGGGCGGGGCGTGGGGGTGCCGCCGGCGTCGACGAGGAGCGCCCCCAGCTCGAGGGCGGGACCCGCCGTGCCGTAGCCCGCCCGGACCGCCTCGACCTGGGCGGCGTACGGGTCCGTCCCGCCGGAGGGGGCCGCTCCACCGGGGGGAGCCGTGCCCGTGCCTGCCATGAGCCACCCCGTCGTCAGCGCGGCCCGGCCGGTGGGGCCGGGCGTCGTCCGGAGCGTACGGGCGGGCGGGTCCCGGCGCACCGGTCCCGCCCGCCCTGCTCAGATGCTCACGCGCTCGGGCGCGGGATCCGGTCGCGGGGCGACTTCACCGGCACGAACTCCTGGTTGCCGATCGACCCCACCCACTGGCGGGCCTTGTCCGCGTCGCCGGGGGCGAAGGCCAGGCTGAGCATGAGCAGCAGCCGCGCCTTCTGCGCGAGCAGGTCGCCGCCGGCGACGACGTTGCCGCTGCCGCCGGTCACCGACCCGGAGCCCGTCCGGGAGGTGCTGACGAAGACGACGCCGAAGTCGCGGGCGGCCGCCGTCCGGGCCTGGCCCTGGGGGCCGGACACGCCGCCCGCGCCTGTGCCCGCGGTGACGATGCCCTTGACCCCGGCCTGCGCGAACGCGGTGATCGGCTCGCCGCCCGCCTGCTGGTACGTGTAGACGATCTCGGTCCGCGGCAGCGCCGTGACGGGGATGGTCGACAGGTCGAACGGGGTCGCCCAGCTCCGCGGGGTGTCGCACTGCTCGACGCGCGCGGGGGCACGCGCGACCCGGATCGCCGGGCCGTCGATCCAGCCGAGGACGCCGAGCTCCCGGGTCTGGAAGGTGTCCATCCGCGTGGTGCTGGTCTTGGTGACGTCGCGGGCGGCGTGGAACTCGTCGTTGAGCATGAGGACGGTGCCGAAGCAGAAGGTCTTCTGGCTCGCGGCGAGGCTGATCGCGTTGAACAGGTTCGCGGGGCCGTCGGCGCCGATCACCTGCGGGCCATCGACGGTCCCGGCCGCCCAGGGGCGCATGGCGCCGGTGAGGACGACCGGCTTGCGGCTCTGCACCGTGAGGTCGAGCCAGTAGGCGAACTCCTCCATGGTGTCGGTACCGGTGGTGACGACCACGCCGTCGGCCGTCCTCAGCGCGGCCTCGACGGCGGCGGTCAGCTCGTAGAACTGCGGGATCGTGTAGCCGCCGGAGCCGCTGTTGCCGAACTGGACGGTGCTGACGTCGGCCAGGGCACCGACCTCGGGCTGGATCTGGCCCACCAGGGTGCCGATCGGGATCTGTCCGGCCCGGTAGTTCGTGAAGTCGCTGCGCGTGGGCGCGACGCCGGCGATGGTGCCGCCCGTGCCGATCACGGTGACCTTCGGCTTCGTCGCGGCGGCCGCCTGGACGGCGGTGGTGTACGCCGCGCTCTGGACGGTGGGTCCCTGGACGACGGGTGCCGCACCGACGACCGCGTCGGTGACGGGCGGCGCGGTGCTCGCCGTGTCCCTGGTCCCCGTGGCCCCTGTCGTGCCGGTGGGTCCGAGGAGCAGGGCGACGGCGAGGGCACCGGCGGTGCCGGCGGCGGCGAGCGGGAGCAGCCGCCCGTACCCGGACGGGCGGGCGGGGGTGATGACGGCCACGTGGGGGCCTCTCTGCTGGGGCGGGTCGGGACGCCCGACTGTCCCGACCCGACCGACCCCCCGGGTTACGTCCCGGTGACGATCGCGTGACCCGGCGTCACGACGCCCCGGTCACCCGTCGACGACGGTGGCCGCGGCCGTCGCGTGCCGCAGCTCGACCGCGACCCGCTCGGCCTGCCGGGTGGCGCTGCACATGGCGCTCGAGACCTCCTGGGTCGCGGCCGTCTGCTCGGTGACGGCCTCCTCGATCGTCCGCTGGGCCGCCACCACCTCGCCCATGACGGCGCGGATGCGGGCGACGACGGCCGCGGTGCCGGAGACCTCCACGCGGACCACGTCCACGACGCGGCTGATCTCGTCGGTGGCGCCCGAGGTCTCCCGTGCCAGCGCCTTGACCTCCTCGGCGACGACGGCGAAGCCGCGGCCGGCGTCCCCGGCGCGCGCTGCCTCGATGGTGGCGTTGAGGGCGAGCAGGTTGGTCTGGGCGGCGACCCCGTTGATCCGGACGGCGATGGCCTCGATCTCCGCCATCGTGCCGGTCAGCCGGGCCATGGTGTCCACCGACTCCTGGGAGCGGCTGTCGGCGTCCAGCGCGGTCGCGGAGGCCTGGCCGGCCGCTGCGGCGATGGCGCCGATGGAGCCGCGCAGGTCGTCGAGGACCCCGGTGGCGGTGGCGACGTCGCGGCTCAGGGTCGCCCCGGCCTCCTCCACCTCGACCATCCGGGCGGCCACGTCGGCGGCGCGGGCGCGGCCGGCCTCCAGCCGGAGCGCCTGCCGCTCGGCCGACTGCTCCCGCTCGGCCGCCTGGACGGCGAGGTGCTGGGCCCGGTCCTGCTGCGCGCGGAGGGCCTCGGACCGCCGGACGGCCTCGGCCTGCTCCGCGAAGCGCCACCCGAAGGCCAGGGCGGCGGCCTGGGCCAGGAGGAACGCGGCGTGCAGCGCGGCGTACGGCAGCGGGTGCTCCTGGGCGTGGTGCCCGGAGAACACCGCGTCGGGGGCGACGAGCGCCATGGCCGAGTGGTGCAGGGCGACGTAGCCCACGGCCGTGAGGAAGGGCGCCCACGACTGGTACAGCGCGACGACCACGAGGAACACGTAGAACGAGATGTGCAGGTCGGTGAGCCCGCCCCCGGCGTGCACGAGCACGCTCGCGCCCAGCATGAGGGCGAGGCTCACGGTGCTGCTGCGGACCACCTGGCTGCCCGCCAGACGGGCCAGCAGGAGCAGGGGCAGCACGGCCGCGAGCTCCAGCCACACCATGACCTCCCCGACCCCGCGCAGCAGCACGAGCAGGAGCAGCAGCGGGACCTGGACGGTGGCGACACCGAGGATGACGCGGTGCCGGGCGAGGAACACGTCCTCGGTGAGCGGGACGCCCTTGGGCAGCCAGCCGGAGGCCGGGACACTCGTCGGGGGTGCGAGCGGGGTCGTCATGGTCGTGTCAGCGGTCCTTCTGCGTGACGGTCGGGAAGGCGCCCACGACCTCGGGGAGCGCGGGCGTGCTCCGGACCTGGGCGGGGACCCGCGCGGTGACGTGGGTCGGCACCTGGGCGGGGACCCGGGGGCCGGGGCCCGCGGCGGCCACGGGCGGGGCGGCGGCGTCGACCGAGGCCTGCACGCTCAGCAGGTCGGCCAGCGTGAGGTTCTCCGCCTCCAGCAGCGCGCCGGCGACGGCGTCGAGCAGCACCCGGTGGGTGGCGAGCAGGGTGAAGGCGTCCTCGTGGGCGGCGGCGAGCAGCTCCTCGGCCACCTCGCGGACCTCGGTGGCGACCTGCCCGCCCATCCTGACCGTGTCGTCGTCGACGAGCAGGTAGCCGTGGCGGCTCATGCCGTACTTCGTCACCATCGCCAGGGCCCGGCGGCTCGCGGAGTCCAGGTCGCCGTGGGCGCCCTGCGTGAACTCCCCGTCCAGGAGCAGCTCCTCGGCCGCGCGGCCGCCCATGGCCACGCGCAGGTCGGCGAGCGCCCTGCGTCGGGTGAGGAAGGAGTCGTCGTTGCCGCTCATCCACGTCACGCCGCCGGCGGGGCCGCGCGGCACGATGGAGACCTGCACCGGGTCGTCGGCGTCCTCCAGCAGCAGCGCGGTGAGGGCGTGCCCGGCCTCGTGCCAGGCCGTGATGCGGCGGTCGTGCTCGGTGACCAGCGCCGACGTGCGGGCCCGGCCGAGGGCGACCGTGGCGACGGCGGCGTCCAGGCAGTCGGCGCCGACCTGGACCAGCCCGCGGCGGGCGGCCTCCATGCAGGCCTCGTTGACGACCTGGGCGAGCTCGGCGCCGCTCATGCCGGGGGTGCGGCGGGCGACCGAGACCAGGTCGACGTCGTCGGCCATGGGGCGCGACGCCGCGTGGACCTCGAGGATCTGGGTGCGGCCGCGCCGGTCCGGGGCGGGGACCTGCACCTGGCGGTCGAGCCGGCCGGGACGGGTGAGCGCCGGGTCGAGGACGTCGGCCCGGTTGGTGGCGGCCAGGACGATGATGCGGTGGTCGGTGTCGAAGCCGTCCATCTCGTTGAGCATGGAGATGAGCGTGTTCTCGCGCTCGGTGTCGGCGCCGGAGTGCCCCGGGCCCTCCGAGCGGGCCCGGCCGATGGCGTCGATCTCGTCGATGAAGATGATGCCGCCCTCGGACTCGCGGGCCCGGTCGAACAGGTCGCGGACCCGGCGGGCACCGACACCGGCGAAGGTCTCGACGAAGTCGCTGCCGGCCAGCGGGAAGAACGGCACGCCGGCCTCGCCGGCGACGGCCCGGGCGAGCAGCGTCTTGCCGGTGCCGGGAGGACCGACGAGCAGCGCGCCGCGCGGGGGCTTCGCGCCGACCCGGGTGAAGCGCTCGCCGTCCTTGAGGAACTCCACGAGCTCCTTCATCTCGGTGACCGCCTCCTCGCAGCCGGCCACGTCGCTGAAGCGGGCGCTGGGGACGCCGTCGACCTGCTCGCCGCGCGTGCCCTTGAGCCGCACCCCGGACAGGCCGCCGCTGCGGACGCCCCACACCAGGCCGCCGACCAGCAGCACCATGACGACGAGCGGGAGCAGGCTGTCCAGCAGGCCGGGAGGACGGACGGGGTCGGTCTCCACCTCGACGCCGGCCTCGACCAGGTCGGCGGTGAGCTCGTCGGCGTAGGCGCCCGGGAACCCCGAGGCGAGCGTGCGGCCGTCGGCAAGGGTGAGCACGACCTCCGCGGCCGCCTCGTCGAGGACGGCGGTGGTGACGTCCCCGTCCTCGACGGCCTCGACGGCGCGGGACAGGGGGACGCGGTCCGGCGCGGGAGGAGCGAGCTCCCCGTGGACGACGACGGCGGACGTGACGGCGGTGACCACGGCGGCACCGGACAGCAGGAGCAGCCGGCGGCGGGCGGTCCGGGAGCGGCGGGCACGGGTGCTGGGCATGGCGGGGCATCGGCACCTGCCCGCCGGTCCTGGAGCACTCCGGAGCACCCGGGAGGACTCCGCGGCGCCAGGGGAGGGTGGTCCGATCGGGCGCACCGGCGGCGGCGGCCCTACGGCTGACCCGCCCGCGTGCCGTCTGCCACGGGGACGGGCAGGCCCAGAGGCGTGCCGGAGAGGGGGGACCGTGACCGAGGTCTGCGCGATGCCCGGTGACGCCGACCTGGACCTGGACCTGGCCGGGCTGCTGCTCGGCGCCGTGGTCCGGGT
The DNA window shown above is from Aquipuribacter hungaricus and carries:
- a CDS encoding SLC13 family permease, which codes for MAPVWRWVSVAGALVVVTGLLPAADVRDLLARVAPVLVFLVGITVVAELADRVGLFDVAARAAAHAARGRTVVLFLLLALVAVAVTVLVSLDTTAVLLTPLVVVLTRRLGLPVLPFAVMVVWLANTASLLLPVSNLTNLLAVDAFDAVGAHYVVVMALPAAAVVAATVGLLLVCYSGRLRGRFEDREHVSPPDRLLVVLAGAACAGVGTAVTLGVEPAVAAGAAAVLLLVVVAVRARHLLSARLLPWRLVLLTTGLFLVVQAVADRGLAALLAGVAGTGDGPADLLRLAATAAVASNVLTNLPAYLALEPAAAGSAARLAALLVGTDAGPLVTPWGSLATLLWLDRCRAGGVRVPLRHVVLLGLVAAPVAVLAGTGGLLLAQRAGLV
- a CDS encoding Type 1 glutamine amidotransferase-like domain-containing protein, whose amino-acid sequence is MSWGEPGQPGPVALVGSGEYLPVMHEVEAALLAGRAPRFVQLATAAAPEGQRSLARWHQLGREAAERLGVEQVVVPVVDRVSADDEALASLVAGAGLVYLSGGNPRFLADTLRGTAVWAAIEREWRGGAALAGCSAGAMAMGGAVPDVRHPLSGPVEGLGVVPHLSVVPHFDAFGARLLGAFAGHQLPDGVRLVGVDERTALVGGPHRWEVAGRSSAWLLDDDGRHEQPPGSVVTL
- a CDS encoding helicase HerA-like domain-containing protein translates to MAGTGTAPPGGAAPSGGTDPYAAQVEAVRAGYGTAGPALELGALLVDAGGTPTPRPDVPVRIPLSMLTRHGLVAGATGTGKTKTLQVMAEQLSAAGVPVFLADIKGDLSGIAVTGTASDGVVSRARATGQDWQATASPTEFLALGGLGTGVPVRASISSFGPDLLARVLDLNATQTSSLALVFHHADTAGLPLLDLADLRAVVQHLVSDEGKADLVDLGGLSKATAGVILRELVAFAAAGADAFFGEPELDPAELLRVDAEGRGIVTCLELAEVQDRPALFSTFLLWLLAELFESLPEVGDLDRPKLVFFFDEAHLLFTGASKTFLEKITQTVRLIRSKGVGIVFVTQTPEDVPGDVLAQLGSRVQHALRAYTPDDAKALRATVSTFPTSGYDLGALLTSLGTGEAVVTVLSERGAPTPVAWTMLRAPQGSMSPMPADALGSAVAASPLMARYGVEVDRESAYEMLSARLGSGTAVPADRTRGRTPDRTRGRAPSSADQDVDEDEDRDRGADGLPGPGESWDDVEPARRGTRTPAPRRRAPREERGAVQEVLASPAVRGFLRSAGTALGREITRGIFGTARRRR
- a CDS encoding asparaginase, which gives rise to MAVITPARPSGYGRLLPLAAAGTAGALAVALLLGPTGTTGATGTRDTASTAPPVTDAVVGAAPVVQGPTVQSAAYTTAVQAAAATKPKVTVIGTGGTIAGVAPTRSDFTNYRAGQIPIGTLVGQIQPEVGALADVSTVQFGNSGSGGYTIPQFYELTAAVEAALRTADGVVVTTGTDTMEEFAYWLDLTVQSRKPVVLTGAMRPWAAGTVDGPQVIGADGPANLFNAISLAASQKTFCFGTVLMLNDEFHAARDVTKTSTTRMDTFQTRELGVLGWIDGPAIRVARAPARVEQCDTPRSWATPFDLSTIPVTALPRTEIVYTYQQAGGEPITAFAQAGVKGIVTAGTGAGGVSGPQGQARTAAARDFGVVFVSTSRTGSGSVTGGSGNVVAGGDLLAQKARLLLMLSLAFAPGDADKARQWVGSIGNQEFVPVKSPRDRIPRPSA
- a CDS encoding methyl-accepting chemotaxis protein translates to MTTPLAPPTSVPASGWLPKGVPLTEDVFLARHRVILGVATVQVPLLLLLVLLRGVGEVMVWLELAAVLPLLLLARLAGSQVVRSSTVSLALMLGASVLVHAGGGLTDLHISFYVFLVVVALYQSWAPFLTAVGYVALHHSAMALVAPDAVFSGHHAQEHPLPYAALHAAFLLAQAAALAFGWRFAEQAEAVRRSEALRAQQDRAQHLAVQAAEREQSAERQALRLEAGRARAADVAARMVEVEEAGATLSRDVATATGVLDDLRGSIGAIAAAAGQASATALDADSRSQESVDTMARLTGTMAEIEAIAVRINGVAAQTNLLALNATIEAARAGDAGRGFAVVAEEVKALARETSGATDEISRVVDVVRVEVSGTAAVVARIRAVMGEVVAAQRTIEEAVTEQTAATQEVSSAMCSATRQAERVAVELRHATAAATVVDG
- a CDS encoding ATP-dependent metallopeptidase FtsH/Yme1/Tma family protein, producing the protein MPSTRARRSRTARRRLLLLSGAAVVTAVTSAVVVHGELAPPAPDRVPLSRAVEAVEDGDVTTAVLDEAAAEVVLTLADGRTLASGFPGAYADELTADLVEAGVEVETDPVRPPGLLDSLLPLVVMVLLVGGLVWGVRSGGLSGVRLKGTRGEQVDGVPSARFSDVAGCEEAVTEMKELVEFLKDGERFTRVGAKPPRGALLVGPPGTGKTLLARAVAGEAGVPFFPLAGSDFVETFAGVGARRVRDLFDRARESEGGIIFIDEIDAIGRARSEGPGHSGADTERENTLISMLNEMDGFDTDHRIIVLAATNRADVLDPALTRPGRLDRQVQVPAPDRRGRTQILEVHAASRPMADDVDLVSVARRTPGMSGAELAQVVNEACMEAARRGLVQVGADCLDAAVATVALGRARTSALVTEHDRRITAWHEAGHALTALLLEDADDPVQVSIVPRGPAGGVTWMSGNDDSFLTRRRALADLRVAMGGRAAEELLLDGEFTQGAHGDLDSASRRALAMVTKYGMSRHGYLLVDDDTVRMGGQVATEVREVAEELLAAAHEDAFTLLATHRVLLDAVAGALLEAENLTLADLLSVQASVDAAAPPVAAAGPGPRVPAQVPTHVTARVPAQVRSTPALPEVVGAFPTVTQKDR